The genomic DNA TTTTGTCAGgcacatgacaactgatttgcgcgggaacgggtattctaaaaatagactcatttgtgactgtgctaggGAGCCCACctatgccataacaacactcttatcgaATTAACTGTTGCTGTAATTACGTGCTTTTCTGGACGGAAGTGATTCAAAGCCGTATCCTTGGGCATGCAATACTTATATCTGTCAATGATGGTGGCATCATTGTGTGCTTTACCAGTTTGGCTTTCTCGATATGATACCTAATGATTATTCTCCTATAGCACTGTATGATGGAAATTCTGTAAGCATAAAAAATGCTAGATCTTAAGAATTGTATATTTCTTTGATGTTGTTGAATACCAAAGGGAAAAACCTCATAGGAAAACATTGTTGTCTAGCGTTTGCACCCAAtattgtgacatcacaataataatatgGTGCCTTTATTGTTAGGGTTGGAGCAACATTGCATAGAGGAGGCGCAGGAGTTTTCTATGTCATTACATAGTTCGAACATAGTATAACAAGCACTGATTAACATTCTGGTATGATACCTCTTGATGATACCCAGGAgaaatcctaacctgaccctaatttttctctaggcttaatttaggttccaaaaaagtttcttcaattcatctgagtacGTATTCAAACTAGGTAACATGATAATCACCTGTTTAACCTACAGcctcggacaaaattgttgaaacactttgcaataccttgccctcccacaatgttgttttggcaaaatGGGCCCCGAAACTCGCgtgcaaacaacattgtgaggggagagtgatCCGCGagagcttcagatctgtatagtcgtgtactgttccaaggaattttgtcacgGACTGTAGGTATAAAAACGGCCGGATTCAACCTGCGAACGGATTTTACTAATTGCCAACATTGAAACGTACAAGCAGCCTTGCTCCtagagtctttcattttctcAGCCCCTATGCGTTTTTTATCAGTTGTCGTTCAGTACTCATAACTTACCCGAAATACGTTTGTAGTGCCTTGTGAGTGATGGTGTATGATTGCATTCTATGCACTTACAGGtacctgtgtcttcaccaccaCACTACAACGTCGAACATACCCAACCCAACAcagttattttcattatttacttttttacaATAAATCATAATTGATATCAATGTATTATAACCGGAACTAATCCTTGGTGACCCTAATTTTCTTTAGGATTAAattaggctccaaaaaaagtttcttcaattcatctgagtgcatattcaacatatgtaaaaacggatttaacctgagaccggattttaCCTGCAGCATATTATCCAATGTTAGTCAAAGGTCTTTGGTGTAATTCCCGTCGAATAAAGACTGGTGTAGTCCTCAATTTTCTTATAAACCTTACACAGATAAGTTTCAAAGACAATAGAATTTGTTTCACAATTTCTTTCTCCACACAAACACCCTCGCAGTTTTGTAATTTCTGTGACAAGCTTTTGAGCCTGTTCACGGGTGTTCTGCAAAGTTCAGGTCAATAAATGCTACAGGGACATACTGCTGGGGGTAGCCTTGCGATGGACTAACATTCCGTCCACTCCAGGGAGGAGTTGCAATACTTTCAGTAGCTCAATGCCACCGAAACGTCGGTCTTGTGAGCCCCAGTGCCTTATCTGCAAGTTTTCCTTTTGCTAATAAAACGATTTATTTGATTCTCCGATAATCTTTATAGATGAGCCAGTACCTACATTGAAATCAGTATATTAAATTCCAAATCCGAGAAGCCAACTCTAACAGCGTGATTTTCATTTTCGTAGTAACACAAGTCTGTTTCCAAATCACGATAGTGGCATAAAATTACTcaacaatagacctaatcggctaactcgatgttgtacccaattcaaaccctttgggaataaaacattttgtttcaggtatttccgTATCAtataaatatgaatgctacattatcatgcaaatacaatacacaaagaatcttaatctcaggagatttgaattgggtacaacatcgagttagccgattaggtctattataCCGATATGAGCTGGTAAGTATCTAACGAGGCGtgtaaaaaacatttcttgccttttcgcgtacttctaaacgtcggaattgatccaacctttccacaaaaaaagttttttttctccgtttttgctttattcaaagagaaatttggcattccgacgaaaacatttttagtttagcaacgcgtaacgcaatcatttaccatataaggtcaaaccaaggtatatgagctgataaccgagattgagtgaaccaatcagagcacgcgaaatgcattatccgaggttgagaatttaatgagAGCTAATAGCCGacattgagtgaaccaatcagaaagctagaaacgcaatatccgaggtcgaaaatttaataaaaggaAATATCCTAAAAGAAACACACACACGAACGGTGCACAACTGATCTCTGATATGAGATATAAAGAATAATCAATTGAATAATGTAATACATTAGATGTTTCCGGGTGAATACTATTTCAAGAACACGTCTGATAAGCGGATGTCTGAATCGCGCTTTATCATAGCAGTGGAACTGTGTTATTTACTGGAGTCGACCACTGTGAACACAGCAGCATTTCAGGCAGCCAAACCAGCTGATAGCTTAATTGTTCCTCTCTCTGCATTGTTCGCAGGGCAAAAGGCTAGAAATTTGCAAAGCACACTATTAAAAAGTGGAAATCAGGTAGACGCTAACAATCAGGTCCCAGTcggttcaaacgatggatagcgctactcagcggataaatcactatccagaggataaacactagcaaaaccaatattgagttatccagtggatagtgatttatcagacggatagcgctatccatcgtttgaacaactggagccagaaCGTCTGGGCATGAATTAAGCCCCAGGCTAAATTTATAAGATGATAGTGCTTATACACAGTTTAAGACCGATAATCactgctaattttttttttctcgaaatgaATAATTCCCGTTGatgcaatttcatttttttccttttaacttaaACAATTATAGGCATATGTAGAAAAGACAAATCACAAAAGTGACAGAAAGGCTGCAGACTTGCTAATTTTCACTTTTATGTAGTACTGAGCAGAAAGTTGATATTAAAATAATAACATACATTTTTAAAGTAATACCTTTTGAATTAAGAGCTATTCCTTGACGATTTATCAAGTCCgattctacaaacaaatcatgGCAACTTCGTATCTTTTATATAATTTTCTCACAGAATTTGTTTTTACcagacaaaatattttttttgtgtctCCTCAGATGTTTTCTTTATGGTTGTTTCCACAGGAACCCGTTGGAATTGCGCTGTATTGAATGACCTGCAACTTGAATATAATTAAAGACACCTTTTCAACAGCGCATGGCAACATTTGTGTAATTTAGTTATCAAAGGAAATGTCATGTCTTCGACAGAAAAGCAAGATCTTCTGATAAATTCGCGATCGAAGCGATCTTTGAACTTCATTCCCATATTAATGCAAAACTAAGGAAATTTTCTCTCTCTTCTGCAAACCCGtataaaatgttagtttttgaaaGCAAAAGAGCTTTTGGATTTCTTCCGTGACCCTTATTCAACTCAAAGCTCAATGTAGATATGGCGGACGTAACTCACTCGTTAAAAATGTTTTAGGCTGATTTTTTCCTTGGAATAGTTTTCCCTGGGATAATTCCTCGTGTAAGCCAAACATCGATGCCAGTAATATACCATATTTAATTTTGGCTATGACATAAACTACCGGTGGCGACCCAAGTCACTGCTTCCCTTATGCCACTGTTTTGAGAAGGCTACGATGTTCTGTCAAGGAAAGAACAGATTGTTTACTCAGATCGATCCCGGTTCAGTTCTTGCAGAAGTGCAAAGTGCATTTATTGAGCATTATTTCCCAGGCTTATGTTTTTGAGGCTTTtcacctctgattggttcacagTGGCAGCTGGAGATCACTTCGTAATTgctgtaatttgcattttgGTCGTAGATTGTGAGGCAAGCAAAGATGCACAACATATCATATGCTCCGGGGGTTTTCGTGCGAAAAAGCTTTATCAAGTCACGTCTGTAAACATGCTACTACGATTTGCTTCTTATTCAACCCTGTAAGGATGCAAGCCGACGCGCATAGGTGAGAAACGAGGGAAAATATGTTCAGGGAAACTCTTCAAGCAAAACAATTACCCTGGAAGtcttttttgttgattttgcgAGCGAACAACCGAAAattgttttgacaaaaaaaatccgACGATAACGTGGATGAAGAAGCATTCAACATCCTTTATAAACCCTTCATTTCAATGCACTTTTCTGGTGAATTCGGTAAAGGGGAGAAGTTAAAAAACTTAAATAGACGAGGTAGAAAGATGCTTATTGTCATGAAAACAGATAGCACCTGCTTGTTGCGGCCTTTGGAGTCAAATTGAATTTAGCGTCCATATGaacttcgtcttctcttcttctctATTACAGTTTTTCGCGAACGATACTTTGTCGCAGCCAGTGTGACAAATGCAAGAAGGTGATTCGATTTCTTGGAGTGAGATGCCAGGATTGTAGGTAATATtcacatttttttacaaaattccGGATTGCGAGACCATTTGTATGTGAATACTAATAAACATTAAGCAAGTAAAACTTACTCAATAATTTCACACAGCTTTGTGTTGTAATCAAATATTCCTGCTAACTAAAGCGTGCTTTTTTATGTTTTCGATCAATAAATAGGTTGAAATACCACAGAAAGTGCTTGAGTTTCCCCTGCCCTGCAGACGGTAATTTTCGATGTTGCAAAGTGGATGCCGGTAAGAGAACGAAACACAATAAATACGTAACTTTTAAGGTgcaattaatatttattttactctCAAATGCTCCTTCCGTTTCAGTTATGGAATAAgttatcatttcttttttatttcacgTTATTTTTCCTTGTTAATTTCGTTTTCGTTGTTTTATTCTTTAATTGTAGAAAAAACAACGGCTAAGCGTTTCTGGAGGAAGAAGCATGATGCCAGTGGAAAGATAGCAATTCGCCACGcaaatttgcaacattttcCTAGGAAAGGAACGGAACGTTCACTTTTGCCGTTAAACGCAACAGGAAAGTTTCGTCAGAAACTTATCAATGGCATTTACGAATCATTTTGTTACAGTACAAGACAAGCGTTTGAATTTCAAGCTAATGATGTTGACGAATTTCGCTTGGCCTCCAGACCACTTGTGGTATCAGTGGAGCGACATTCCATACCTGAAAAATACCCGACTCACATTTGCGAAAATTTAACCACCATCGATGAGCCACTCCTAGCCTCGCCAAGATCGATAAAAAGTGAACACCTTATCCCCAGCTCAACTTGGCACCGAGTGAACTCGTGGTCAACTTCGGTTAGCTATACTAATTCATCAGGTTACTCTTCGGCCAATACCTCGTGCCCTTCTTCCGCGAACTCGCATCGAAGTAGCTCGCCAACTCCGGACTTTTCTAACATTAGGCTTTTGAGATCAACGTTAGAGCAATACGAGGCAGAAGAACACTATGACTCAAAGGACAGTGACTTGGGTATTCCTAGAGTTCAAGACGGTATAGCAGAGGGGAAATTCCTAGTTGAACCCTTCGACAGTTTTGCCACATGGCCTCAAAAGAGTAGAAACCTACACAATGCAGAGAAAGCAAACAAGAGAATATTTTCCGGTAAGTTTTGTCAGGATTCTATTGGTTTGCTGCATTATGAGCATTTATTTGGTCTTCtcgggaaaaaaaattgctcgtATATTAAGATAACTTGGTTTACATCACGAGTCAATAATATTTGACCTGTTACCACTCTTTTTGGGAAGTTAGCAGGCAATGTTAAAACTTACCATGAGGAGATATTATTTTTATCGTGAGGCAGCAAAATTTTACACTTCCTCAATCCTCAATCGATCTGCAATTTCGATTTTAGAGGATGTTTAACAGCGGGCAGTATTGTGTCGAGGATGTCCTTTCTTAGCTGTTTGCAAAAGAGATTTTCGTGTTTCATGCAAACACGGAGAAGGAAAAATGGGACAATATAGACTTTTTTATCGCAGAAACCTTTGGCTCCGATTTTTTTTGAAGCGAATGTTTTTCCACTTTCATGAGGAAACTTGACTCAGCAGggttttcacaaaaaaattataccTTCTATAAGTGTAAAACTGATCAATCACCGTTGGCAGCCAAGACACGATTTGAATCCGAAAaggccattaaaaaaaaaaatccatgaaGTTCATCAAAAGTAGTCGTACATTAAAGAATTTACTTTTGAAGGATTGTTTAAAATGTGCCATTTTTCAAGTCTTTATTCCACTGTTTTAAATCGATACTGTAGATCTTGAAAGTCCAAGTTTTGACTCGCGTGTCACGTTTGCTTTTGGCCTCACGCCACTGAGTTTTGACAGCAAGCCGAATAATTATGAAAAGTTTCATGAATGAAAACTTTGCATCTGGTTTCATAAATTCGTGTTTAATGCTTGCAATAATTAAGGGAACATAAGCTCCCACTAGATATGCTGGCCAACCACAGTTAAGTTCAGAACTGCGCTGTTTGCAACTATAAGGTGAATATAGTCCTGTTGTTTTGCAAAAGAAAGGGCAGGCTATCCGTCTGTGCGCTTGAATGCAATTATTCAAGACATAAATATCGACAATGCTCTTAAAATAGCTAAGACTGTACAATTTCCGCTTGGATGACCTCACAACTCGAATTCAGTTTGATATTTCTTTCTGTAACCGAATCGGCCTTTCGCGTGTTAATTAAAATTTCACTTCAGTGTCTTTTGACAGTATCAATCGAGCTTGAAACATACCAAATGTTATGAACAGAAGAAAATTTCTTCTAAATCATTTATTAACTCACTTGACCCTTTTCaaatggttttttttaacaTCGAGTAGTCATAGATGTTATAAAACGTACCAGTTTTGCATTTTGTCCTGCTTAGTTTGGAAAACCAAATCAAATGAACCGTAATCTTTCAGATCGGTAAACGAATTTTTCGTTGTAAATACGTCCTTTCCTGAGATGATATTTAATTTGCCCCAAGGATTAGTTGATCCACAGTTTGATGTTGTTGCTTGTGTGAAACCGGATAAGCGGATGTTAGAGAATAATGAGAAGTCAATATGGCTATTATTAGTCTTTGTGACGCACACATATTGCGCAAAAGATAAAATAAGACGCTTCACGAAGTTTACCGAGACTTGTAATCAGAAATAAGTAGTTTAAAAAGGTAACACTAATAATATGCATATATTATTTCTATCTTTCGAATTTATGTGTGATTTTACATGTTCACTCTCTGCTAGCGACGTGTTGAACTATTCTTACAAAACtatatgtttttatttgtttaaatgTGACACAGTACAAGCTCTCTCGTGGTGGTGTTTCTTGTTAGAACATGAGGATTCTTTACCTCTTAGTTTCTATCCTTTAGGATTCAAAGGCTATTTTTTAAGACGTTTTAATATGGTATTCCACCCTCTATTTTTTGCAGTTGATAACTTCCAGCGATCGCGATTGCACAAGCAAAAACCCACGGCAAACAAATGGTGAGTTTGAGTAGAAACCACATCACGTACGAGCTATTAGGATATTGATTAATTTCCCTGGCCTTAATCTGTCAGTTCATTATCAACTGCAGACGTACGAATGACAACCACAGTAAACTGTGCTGTCACCGTGACGAGGCAACTTAATTTGCTAAGATATTGATAAAGCGTTAGGATATGGTAATCTTGAGAATAAAAGACTCCCGGGAAAAGATGTCTCCCTAATTGTCCGTCTTCGTCAACTCTACGCTTTTTCTCGCTCTTATCATCTCTTTCCCTCTTCGCTACCATTTTTCCGCTCCCCTTCACCAGAATGCCTGCAACAGACGAGATTGTAGTTTCTCAACGGACCTCAACGCAGGGGTCAACGAAATCAATGTTCTGGAATTATATAATTGTTACAAcagctttctttattttttgatcAGTTTACCAACTTTGCTTCTTTTGGATAATGTTGCTAATTTTTTtgggtaaataaaaaaaaagaattcttAATTTACACTGCCAAGAGTAAACAGAAAGCGTTATCATAAGAGAATTAAATATAATCTTAGGAATTTAATACTCGGAGTCTTCATTAATATCTAAATAAAAAATCCTTCAATTTTGTCTAAGATCATCTACCTGATTTACCGCATGAAGAGCCCCGGAGAGCAAAATTTCTGTCGAAATTTCGCAGAATTTTTATCTTATAAAGTTACGTATTTTTGGTGTGTCGAAGGGGTGCGAAAGATGTGATGTTCTCGCTCTTTCGACCATTAGCTTTCTAAGAGACCATTCTTTCAgcatttacaaagaaatgtggTAAAAATTTGTCACGCGGCTAACtgctttttaaataattatctaACGCACGTAtcacaaattttatttttttttagcctAAACGAAAAAACGCAGGATGAAGAGAACATTAAGGTGAGCATCGTTGCTTTTTAGTAATATTCCTTTTTTCAGACAATCTGTGACTTTTCTCCGCCGCTATTTGGGTTTGGAGACAATACTCAACCGACAGCTACCCAGGCCGAGTTTTTTAGTCAACTTTACAAAGTGCAGACAGCAGAACAAACTCTCCCTTCAATCAAAGAGAGAGCCAGTGCTCGTAGCATGCTATTTTGTTGGTGTGCAAACCCAGTGTGGCAGATTTACGTTTCTAGTTACAGGCTCGCCCACAAAGCTTATCCGATTTGCTCttacttcaatttttttttctctttttgcagAAGTCACTCCGTGAATGGAGCATTCCTTTCTCAGATTTGCAGGTTGGAGAAATTGTCGGAGTTGGTCCCAAGGGAAACGTACATAAGTAAGTGCGAGACAGAACCGTTACATTTGAAGGGATCGGAGTTTTTTGTCTGAGTGTTGTCTACGCTTTCAGTTATTTTCATGCGCACTTTAAGCTAAGCATTTTTCAATTTCCTCATGGAACAAGGTTGGTATTAGAAtttagagttagggttagttaccatcatcatcactattattaaaggggctaggtcacgctattttaggcaatttcagcactgatctaatggtcatagaattaactaaaatatcaaaataactgttcaaaactatagaagaactctaacaaaacacatggaagccaagaagggacatggatggacaaaactggagaggattgaaatggattgaatttgggtaaatttgaaaaacgtcggcccaccttttttcaaatttatatcagtctatatcaaaatgtcatttacaaaacttgaaaatcattctcagttgttatgttgccgtgattttgcaaatgaaagactcttgctctgccaatttgacgtttagagctcataattaacaaaattaaacaaaattacctaaaatagtatgacctagcccctttaatatattataatacactcttttttcttataagaacgtctaattttggagctgaggctgaactTTCTTATCTTTTGCGAAGTGAAGCTGAAAACGTTCTttaagatgttcttaaatttacatcaGACTTTGTTTTGCCTGATGACTTTAATGATGTTGAACTTATTTTGGCCTGATTATAAATAAGAACTGCTGATTATTACAAACTGAGATGTGTGttatgcaataagaaaaccattgttatgTTATACAAAATATGCTCTTAGTATTTGGATTAGTTTCCATTAACTTGTCTTTGTTATATGCTTTCATTTAGAatacaaataagaaaaataaaaaggctcttaatcgactctcagcctgaggaatgttcttaatacgttctcGAAATTTTGGTTaaatctcagcctcaacgttcttataaaaaagttgaaaaaaggttcttacaaaaaaagagtgtaGTAATTCCACAGGTTAGATAACCCAAGGTGCAGTTTAACGGCATCTCTGGCGAAAGAAGTCGCCCACTGCCTCAGGCTTCGGGAACTTCCTCACTGTCTTTAGCAATCATTCTTCTCGTCAACTGTAAGAAAAGCCTTACATTCGTACTTGAAAAATGCGAGCTGTAACTGAACCATTGCTTTTTCATGGTCAGCGGTGAAATCGACAATTAATTTACAAAAGCCGACGGGGCTCTGAGGACAAGTATGGCAAATAGCAGGATAGGATCATGCGTATTGCCGTCTATTTGTTTTCCTTAAAACATCTTTGGTCTGATCAACAAACAAACTGCAAGTTCTAACAGAAGCACATGACTTTGAagtgtgtaacttgcaactGTTTTCCTTGAAACAAAGCTGGGGACTTTacgacaccaattttatgcacaaatatggacaaaaataagattgatgctgcacg from Montipora capricornis isolate CH-2021 chromosome 2, ASM3666992v2, whole genome shotgun sequence includes the following:
- the LOC138039185 gene encoding kinase suppressor of Ras 1-like, with the protein product MLRGFSCEKALSSHVCKHATTICFLFNPVRMQADAHSFSRTILCRSQCDKCKKVIRFLGVRCQDCRLKYHRKCLSFPCPADGNFRCCKVDAEKTTAKRFWRKKHDASGKIAIRHANLQHFPRKGTERSLLPLNATGKFRQKLINGIYESFCYSTRQAFEFQANDVDEFRLASRPLVVSVERHSIPEKYPTHICENLTTIDEPLLASPRSIKSEHLIPSSTWHRVNSWSTSVSYTNSSGYSSANTSCPSSANSHRSSSPTPDFSNIRLLRSTLEQYEAEEHYDSKDSDLGIPRVQDGIAEGKFLVEPFDSFATWPQKSRNLHNAEKANKRIFSVDNFQRSRLHKQKPTANKCLNEKTQDEENIKKSLREWSIPFSDLQVGEIVGVGPKGNVHKGRWHGDIMIHTRRKSTKEDMEEFLKEVSVLSMIRHENIVLFMGACLEPPNLAVITSVRRGLSLYNHLHVRQDHFSLHSKISIAKQIAQGMSYLHAKGIVLPALTAMNVFLESKVKLCVSSYCNRTTRVEREGYASIPQGHLAYLAPELMRTLTRKGCLLSPEERNTEWSNVYAFSTILYEICSGKWPFSSCPTHSVIWMIGQGQQQCVTHLHSPESLKELIRNCWSEIPSERPGFRSIADFLQQQNFPPEVSRKRISFSEPEKMNVIGRKMDTLSIK